The proteins below come from a single Azospirillum thermophilum genomic window:
- a CDS encoding sensor histidine kinase, protein MPPDGRLAGSLQRRLMVRLVLVLGLVAGCLFLLIRTDARRAADGAYDQLLLASALAIADAVRVEDGAILVDLPYSSLSILAMAQRDRAFYKVLDSDGSPVIGYHDLPGSVRRDDVAAFSDTVYRGEPVRVVALGHLIVQARRTSWVTIVVAQTREERDTLTRGFFMNSFLPVVLMMLVSIALVWIGVRQALAPLGFLERLIHARRPNDFSPIDVPAPAEVRQLLGAINTLMARLHGNLESTKTFLADMAHQIRTPLAALRSQSELASEETEPDRLRRIVARIHRNAVEASELTTQLLSHAMVVHRSEALHPDHVDLTVLARQVVQRAAAIAEDTTLRVEQEGEDNIVVCGDAVILREALVNLVDNAIKYGGDAGAVEVRLQPANGERGPVVEVADRGPGVPDEEKPRVLSRFGRGSSAAGTVGSGLGLAIVAAVADGHGAGFSLIDRPGGGLIARIVFPLDHLCESCQPDRGEAKPDRRWLPLVLLIAAAVLAWPGEGWAKRFFYAAQGGPAAVLAIASTTDQPVMEELIRDFQHRYPGIAVEYDELTAVELYESIVHPAERLPDLVISSSADLQVKLVNDGYTQRHLSPATAGLPRWANWRNEAFAFAQEPAVIVYNRNLMPESDVPRTRDDLIRLIREREGIYDGRIVTYDIAQSGIGYLLAAQDSVLNSQFWQLVDAMADRHMEQHCCTGEMLDQIERGERLIGYNLLGSYARARQLAGSPIGIVLPSDYTLVTARVASIPKGAAAAALGGLFIDYLLSDEGQTHIANRMPFYAISPTVEGPFSAAHLLADLNGPLRHTTLGPGLLVFLDETKRARFLRQWQMITNRY, encoded by the coding sequence ATGCCGCCTGACGGCCGGCTTGCCGGGTCGCTGCAGCGGCGGCTGATGGTCCGCCTGGTCCTGGTGCTGGGGCTGGTGGCCGGCTGCCTGTTCCTGCTGATCCGCACCGACGCCAGGCGGGCGGCCGACGGCGCCTACGACCAGCTTCTCCTCGCCTCGGCCCTGGCGATCGCCGATGCGGTGCGGGTGGAGGACGGCGCCATCCTGGTCGACCTTCCCTATTCCTCCCTCAGCATCCTCGCCATGGCGCAGCGCGACCGCGCCTTCTACAAGGTGCTGGATTCCGACGGCAGCCCGGTCATCGGCTACCACGACCTGCCCGGATCGGTGCGGCGCGACGACGTCGCCGCCTTCTCCGATACCGTCTACCGGGGCGAGCCGGTGCGCGTCGTGGCGCTCGGGCATCTGATCGTCCAGGCGCGGCGGACGAGCTGGGTCACCATCGTCGTCGCCCAGACGCGGGAGGAGCGCGACACGCTGACCCGCGGCTTCTTCATGAATTCCTTCCTGCCGGTGGTCCTGATGATGCTGGTCAGCATCGCGCTGGTGTGGATCGGCGTCCGGCAGGCGCTGGCGCCGCTGGGCTTCCTCGAACGGCTCATCCATGCGCGCCGGCCCAACGACTTCAGCCCGATCGACGTGCCCGCCCCGGCGGAGGTGCGCCAGCTCCTCGGCGCGATCAACACGCTGATGGCGCGGCTGCACGGGAACCTCGAATCGACCAAGACCTTCCTCGCCGACATGGCGCACCAGATCCGCACGCCGCTGGCCGCCCTGCGCTCGCAATCGGAACTCGCGTCCGAGGAAACGGAGCCCGACCGGCTGCGGCGCATCGTCGCCCGCATCCACCGCAACGCCGTGGAGGCGAGCGAGCTGACCACCCAGCTCCTCAGCCACGCCATGGTGGTCCACCGCAGCGAGGCGCTGCATCCCGACCATGTCGACCTGACGGTGCTGGCGCGGCAGGTGGTGCAGCGCGCCGCCGCCATCGCCGAGGACACGACGCTGCGGGTCGAGCAGGAGGGCGAGGACAACATCGTCGTCTGCGGCGACGCGGTGATCCTGCGCGAGGCGCTGGTGAACCTGGTCGACAACGCCATCAAGTACGGCGGCGATGCCGGCGCGGTGGAGGTGCGGCTGCAGCCGGCCAACGGCGAACGCGGACCGGTGGTCGAGGTGGCCGACCGCGGCCCCGGCGTCCCCGACGAGGAGAAGCCCAGGGTCTTGAGCCGGTTCGGCCGCGGCAGTTCGGCGGCGGGCACGGTCGGCAGCGGCCTCGGCCTCGCCATCGTCGCGGCGGTGGCCGACGGGCACGGCGCCGGCTTCTCGCTGATCGACCGGCCCGGCGGCGGCCTGATCGCCCGCATCGTCTTCCCGCTGGATCATCTCTGCGAGTCCTGCCAGCCGGACCGCGGCGAGGCGAAGCCGGACCGGCGCTGGCTGCCGCTCGTCCTGCTGATCGCCGCGGCCGTCCTCGCCTGGCCGGGGGAGGGCTGGGCCAAGCGCTTCTTCTATGCGGCGCAGGGCGGCCCGGCCGCCGTCCTCGCCATCGCCTCGACCACCGACCAGCCGGTGATGGAGGAGCTGATCCGCGACTTCCAGCACCGCTATCCCGGCATCGCCGTCGAGTATGACGAGCTGACGGCGGTCGAGCTCTACGAGAGCATCGTGCATCCGGCGGAGCGCCTGCCGGACCTCGTCATCAGCTCCTCGGCCGATTTGCAGGTGAAGCTGGTCAACGACGGCTACACCCAGCGCCACCTGTCGCCGGCGACGGCCGGCTTGCCGCGCTGGGCCAACTGGCGGAACGAAGCCTTCGCCTTCGCCCAGGAGCCGGCGGTCATCGTCTACAACCGCAATCTGATGCCGGAATCCGACGTGCCGCGCACGCGCGACGACCTGATCCGCCTGATCCGGGAGAGGGAGGGGATCTACGATGGCCGCATCGTCACCTACGACATCGCGCAGAGCGGCATCGGCTACCTGCTCGCCGCCCAGGATTCGGTCCTCAACAGCCAGTTCTGGCAGCTCGTCGACGCCATGGCCGACCGCCACATGGAGCAGCATTGCTGCACGGGCGAGATGCTCGACCAGATCGAGCGCGGCGAGCGGCTGATCGGCTACAACCTGCTGGGCTCCTATGCGCGGGCGCGGCAGCTCGCCGGGTCGCCCATCGGCATCGTGCTGCCCAGCGACTACACGCTGGTCACCGCGCGCGTCGCCTCCATCCCCAAGGGAGCCGCGGCGGCGGCGCTGGGCGGCCTGTTCATCGATTATCTGCTGTCGGACGAGGGGCAGACGCACATCGCCAACCGGATGCCCTTCTACGCCATCTCCCCGACGGTCGAGGGGCCCTTCTCGGCTGCGCATCTGCTGGCCGACCTCAACGGGCCGCTGCGGCACACGACGCTCGGCCCCGGCCTCCTGGTCTTCCTGGACGAGACCAAGCGCGCCCGCTTCCTGCGCCAGTGGCAGATGATCACCAACCGCTACTGA
- a CDS encoding response regulator transcription factor, with protein sequence MRILVVEDTEDLADAIIQRLRKHGYAIDWAADGYQAEELLAGEEYQLVILDLMLPGPDGQTLLRQLRRKGDHTPVLVVTARSRVDTKVDALDLGADDYVVKPFDFRELEARCRALLRRHHGIATSEQVFGNMVFDTATKKVTVAAQAVDLSAREFRLLELFLSNLNRVMSKDTLIDRLCSLDQPVAPNAIELYVSRLRRKLERASVVIRTVHGQGYVAEQQDAA encoded by the coding sequence ATGCGCATACTGGTCGTGGAAGACACCGAGGATCTGGCCGACGCGATCATCCAGCGGCTGCGCAAGCATGGCTACGCCATCGACTGGGCGGCCGACGGCTATCAGGCGGAGGAGCTGCTGGCGGGCGAGGAATACCAGCTCGTCATCCTCGACCTGATGCTGCCCGGACCGGACGGCCAGACGCTGCTGCGCCAGTTGCGCCGGAAGGGCGACCACACGCCGGTCCTGGTGGTCACCGCCCGCTCGCGCGTCGACACCAAGGTGGACGCGCTCGACCTCGGCGCCGACGACTACGTCGTCAAGCCCTTCGATTTCCGCGAGCTGGAGGCGCGCTGCCGCGCCCTGTTGCGCCGCCACCACGGCATCGCCACGTCGGAGCAGGTCTTCGGCAACATGGTCTTCGACACCGCGACCAAGAAGGTCACCGTCGCGGCCCAGGCCGTGGACCTCAGCGCGCGGGAATTCCGCCTGCTGGAGCTGTTCCTGTCCAACCTCAACCGGGTCATGAGCAAGGACACGCTGATCGACCGGCTGTGCAGCCTCGACCAGCCCGTCGCCCCCAATGCCATCGAGCTCTACGTGTCGCGCTTGCGCCGCAAGCTGGAGCGGGCGTCGGTGGTGATCCGCACCGTGCACGGCCAGGGCTATGTGGCGGAGCAGCAGGATGCCGCCTGA
- a CDS encoding AbrB family transcriptional regulator, with amino-acid sequence MGRIRPPGQWAAMSLLSLLLFALLQGAALPAAALLGPMVAGILMGVGGATVRIPRAGFVAAQALIGCSVAHAVTGSILVSVGENWPSMVAVVLITVLASGLVGWMLVRFGSLPGSTAAWGSSPGGAAAMVAMAEEFGADPRLVAFMQYFRVVLVVVSASMVSRVLLGDHAALLPAVAPAAVPLQQQAAGVAATLAVAALGGWAGVRLRIPAGGMLVPMILGAALHVAGLAELTVPPWLLALVYATLGWCIGLRFTREVVRHAVRAVPQMLAGTLALIALCGGSAWVLTRMLGTDALTAYLATSPGGLDSVAIIAVGSGANVSFVLALQTLRLFVVILTGPPVARLIARYA; translated from the coding sequence ATGGGCAGGATCCGGCCGCCCGGCCAATGGGCGGCGATGAGCCTTTTGTCCCTCCTGCTGTTCGCCCTGCTGCAGGGGGCGGCCCTGCCGGCCGCCGCCTTGCTCGGCCCGATGGTGGCCGGCATCCTGATGGGGGTGGGCGGGGCCACGGTCCGGATCCCGCGGGCCGGGTTCGTCGCGGCCCAGGCGCTGATCGGCTGCAGCGTCGCCCATGCCGTCACCGGCTCCATCCTGGTTTCGGTCGGCGAGAACTGGCCGTCGATGGTCGCGGTGGTGCTGATCACCGTGCTGGCCAGCGGCCTCGTCGGCTGGATGCTGGTCCGCTTCGGCAGTCTGCCGGGTTCGACCGCCGCCTGGGGATCGTCGCCCGGCGGGGCCGCGGCCATGGTGGCGATGGCCGAGGAGTTCGGGGCCGACCCGCGGCTCGTCGCCTTCATGCAGTATTTCCGCGTGGTGCTGGTGGTGGTCTCCGCCTCCATGGTCTCGCGGGTCCTGCTCGGCGACCATGCGGCACTCCTGCCGGCGGTCGCGCCGGCGGCGGTGCCGCTCCAGCAGCAGGCGGCGGGCGTGGCGGCGACCCTTGCCGTCGCGGCCCTCGGCGGCTGGGCCGGCGTGCGGCTGAGGATCCCGGCCGGCGGCATGCTGGTGCCGATGATCCTCGGCGCTGCGCTGCATGTCGCCGGGCTGGCCGAACTGACGGTGCCGCCCTGGCTGCTCGCCCTGGTCTATGCGACGCTCGGCTGGTGCATCGGGCTGCGCTTCACCCGCGAGGTCGTGCGCCATGCCGTCCGGGCGGTGCCGCAGATGCTGGCCGGCACCCTGGCGCTCATCGCGCTGTGCGGCGGCTCCGCCTGGGTGCTGACCAGGATGCTCGGCACCGATGCGCTCACCGCCTATCTGGCGACCAGTCCCGGCGGGCTCGACTCCGTGGCGATCATCGCGGTGGGCAGCGGCGCCAACGTCTCCTTCGTCCTTGCCCTGCAGACGCTCCGCCTGTTCGTCGTCATCCTCACCGGTCCGCCGGTCGCCCGGCTGATCGCGCGCTACGCCTGA
- a CDS encoding MbcA/ParS/Xre antitoxin family protein, with amino-acid sequence MLDFNAMLDSDAAFDRAVEVLGTVERAMDWMQCKDSALGARPRDLVNTGDGLAQVLHCLRRIELDQRV; translated from the coding sequence ATGCTGGATTTCAATGCGATGCTCGACAGCGACGCGGCGTTCGACCGCGCCGTGGAGGTTCTCGGCACTGTGGAACGCGCCATGGACTGGATGCAGTGCAAGGACAGCGCGCTCGGCGCCAGGCCGCGGGACCTGGTCAATACCGGCGACGGGCTCGCCCAGGTCCTGCACTGCCTGCGCCGGATCGAGCTTGACCAGCGCGTCTGA
- a CDS encoding ABC transporter ATP-binding protein, producing the protein MIDVKNVSKLYGGSLVVDDVTLTLPAGGVISLIGANGAGKSTLLSVISRLLPMSAGSVHIDGMDVTTTPGDALARHLSILRQDNHIMSRLTVEELVAFGRYPYSKGRLTVEDRGHIRRVIGYLDLEAVQHRFLDELSGGQRQRAFIAMVLCQDTEYVLLDEPLNNLDVRHAVAMMKLFRRTADEFRKTIILVLHDINFASCYSDRIIAMRDGRVVHEGPPERIITPEVIRDVYGVEADILETGGRRIALYYS; encoded by the coding sequence ATGATCGACGTCAAGAACGTCAGCAAGCTCTACGGCGGCAGCCTGGTCGTGGACGACGTGACGCTGACCCTGCCGGCCGGGGGCGTGATCTCGCTGATCGGCGCCAACGGGGCGGGCAAGTCCACCCTGCTGTCGGTCATCAGCCGCCTGCTGCCGATGAGCGCCGGCTCCGTCCACATCGACGGCATGGACGTGACCACGACGCCGGGCGACGCGCTGGCCCGCCACCTGTCCATCCTGCGGCAGGACAACCACATCATGTCCCGGCTGACGGTGGAGGAGCTGGTCGCCTTCGGCCGCTACCCCTACAGCAAGGGCCGCCTGACCGTGGAGGACCGCGGGCATATCCGGCGGGTAATCGGCTATCTCGACCTGGAGGCCGTGCAGCACCGCTTCCTCGACGAGCTGTCGGGCGGGCAGCGCCAGCGCGCCTTCATCGCCATGGTGCTGTGCCAGGATACCGAATACGTCCTGCTCGACGAGCCGCTGAACAACCTCGACGTCCGGCATGCCGTCGCCATGATGAAGCTGTTCCGGCGCACCGCCGACGAGTTCCGCAAGACCATCATCCTGGTGCTGCACGACATCAACTTCGCCTCCTGCTATTCCGACCGCATCATCGCCATGCGCGACGGCCGGGTCGTCCACGAAGGCCCGCCCGAGCGGATCATCACCCCGGAGGTCATCCGCGACGTCTATGGCGTGGAGGCCGACATCCTGGAGACCGGCGGCCGCAGGATCGCCCTCTATTACAGTTGA
- a CDS encoding iron chelate uptake ABC transporter family permease subunit encodes MPPDRSRLLRPQPVLALLAVLAVACIVVFMTIDARGKWSFVLTFRGTKVAAMVLVAYAVAVSTVLFQTITSNRILTPSVMGFDLLYRLIQSALVAGLGAGAVVQLDPRLRFGCEVAAMLLFSGLLYRWLFFGGRRSLHLLMLVGIVFGVLFRSLTAFLQRIIDPNEFLVVQDRMFASFNRVDGSLLAVSAVIVLAVSVVGWRWIRTFDVLALGREAAINLGIDHQRAVMGILVLVAILVSVSTALVGPVTFFGLLVANLAYLLIRSHQHRFILPAAVLVAVVTLVGGQLVLERVFAFNSALSIVIEFVGGLFFLFILVRGSTR; translated from the coding sequence ATGCCGCCTGACCGCAGCCGGCTGCTTCGGCCGCAGCCCGTCCTCGCCCTTCTCGCCGTGCTCGCCGTCGCCTGCATCGTCGTCTTCATGACGATCGACGCCCGCGGCAAATGGAGTTTCGTGCTGACCTTCCGCGGCACGAAGGTGGCGGCGATGGTGCTGGTCGCCTATGCGGTGGCCGTCTCGACCGTGCTGTTCCAGACCATCACCAGCAACCGGATCCTGACGCCCTCCGTCATGGGATTCGACCTGCTCTACCGCCTGATCCAGAGCGCGCTGGTCGCCGGGCTGGGGGCCGGCGCGGTGGTGCAGCTCGACCCGCGCCTGCGCTTCGGCTGCGAGGTGGCGGCGATGCTGCTCTTCTCGGGGCTGCTCTACCGCTGGCTGTTCTTCGGCGGCCGGCGCAGCCTGCATCTGCTGATGCTGGTCGGCATCGTCTTCGGCGTGCTGTTCCGCAGCCTGACCGCCTTCCTGCAGCGCATCATCGACCCCAACGAGTTCCTGGTGGTCCAGGACCGCATGTTCGCCAGCTTCAACCGGGTCGACGGGTCCCTGCTGGCGGTCTCGGCGGTCATCGTGCTCGCCGTGTCGGTGGTCGGCTGGCGCTGGATCCGGACGTTCGACGTGCTGGCGCTGGGGCGCGAGGCGGCGATCAACCTCGGCATCGACCACCAGCGGGCGGTGATGGGGATCCTGGTCCTGGTGGCGATCCTGGTGTCCGTCTCCACCGCCCTGGTCGGGCCGGTCACCTTCTTCGGCCTGCTGGTCGCCAACCTCGCCTACCTGCTGATCCGCTCGCACCAGCACCGCTTCATCCTGCCGGCGGCCGTCCTCGTCGCCGTCGTGACGCTGGTCGGCGGGCAACTCGTGCTGGAGCGGGTCTTCGCCTTCAACAGCGCCCTCAGCATCGTCATCGAGTTCGTGGGCGGTCTCTTCTTCCTGTTCATCCTGGTGCGGGGATCCACCCGATGA
- a CDS encoding ABC transporter permease, translated as MRPLIPAAAAVGALAVASLFIGVGDLPVGALLAGAPSDEAVQLLLVSRIPRTLALVLAGAAMAVSGLILQMLARNKFVEPSTAGTSESAIFGMTLTTLLLPDIPVLARMLVAGGFALGGTGLFLAILRQVPLRSPLVVPLVGIMLGGVITAMTEFIAYRYDLMQSVRAWETGDFSGVLRGRYELLWIGFVLTGMAYVAADRFTVAGLGQDFTTNLGLNYRRVLSLGLTIVSLVTAAVIATCGMIPFLGLIVPNVVSLLLGDNMRRSLPWVTLLGAGLVLACDMLGRIVIHPYEIPIGTMMGVIGSGLFLYLLLRKNSHAA; from the coding sequence ATGAGGCCCCTGATCCCCGCGGCGGCCGCGGTCGGCGCCCTGGCCGTGGCGAGCCTGTTCATCGGCGTCGGCGACCTGCCGGTCGGTGCGCTGCTGGCCGGCGCCCCCTCCGACGAGGCCGTCCAGCTTCTGCTGGTCAGCCGGATTCCGCGCACCCTCGCCCTGGTGCTGGCCGGGGCCGCGATGGCGGTGTCCGGCCTGATCCTGCAGATGCTCGCCCGCAACAAGTTCGTCGAGCCCTCGACGGCCGGCACGTCGGAGTCCGCGATCTTCGGCATGACGCTGACGACCCTGCTGCTGCCGGACATCCCGGTTCTCGCCCGGATGCTGGTGGCGGGGGGCTTCGCGCTCGGCGGGACGGGGCTGTTCCTGGCGATCCTCCGGCAGGTGCCGCTGCGCTCGCCCCTGGTGGTGCCGCTGGTCGGCATCATGCTGGGCGGCGTCATCACCGCGATGACCGAGTTCATCGCCTACCGCTACGACCTGATGCAGTCCGTCCGCGCCTGGGAGACCGGCGACTTCTCCGGCGTCCTGCGCGGCCGGTACGAGCTGCTGTGGATCGGCTTCGTCCTGACCGGCATGGCCTATGTCGCCGCCGACCGCTTCACGGTGGCCGGGCTGGGGCAGGACTTCACCACCAACCTCGGCCTCAACTACCGGCGCGTCCTGTCGCTCGGGCTGACCATCGTCTCGCTGGTTACCGCGGCGGTCATCGCCACCTGCGGCATGATCCCGTTCCTCGGGCTGATCGTGCCGAACGTCGTCAGCCTGCTGCTCGGCGACAACATGCGGCGGTCGCTGCCCTGGGTCACGCTGCTGGGGGCGGGGCTGGTGCTGGCCTGCGACATGCTGGGGCGCATCGTCATCCACCCCTACGAGATCCCGATCGGCACGATGATGGGGGTCATCGGCAGCGGGCTGTTCCTCTATCTGCTGCTGCGGAAGAACAGCCATGCCGCCTGA
- a CDS encoding siderophore ABC transporter substrate-binding protein: MISVTRRHAVLMAVLALGFAGMAPASGRSQELTVRHARGETKLPSKVTPVLAFDIAALDTLDAIGVPVAGVPTGPKPAYLAKYDGKDYAKIGTLFEPDYEAVNAAEPGLIIVGGRSAPRYAELSAIAPTIDLTTRTDAYVESAIANAETLGRIFGRTAEVGQRADNLRRSVAELKAMAATAGKGLLILTTGGKMSAFGPGSRFGVLHTEFGIKPAVETLDVANHGQAISFEFILQANPDWLFVIDRDSAIGREGQAARQLLDNDIVRRTTAWQKGRVVYLNGTNWYLVGGGLTALQQDVDDLKAALSKAR; this comes from the coding sequence ATGATCAGCGTAACGCGCCGGCATGCCGTCTTGATGGCTGTCCTCGCCCTTGGGTTCGCCGGCATGGCGCCGGCCTCCGGCCGCAGCCAGGAGCTGACCGTGCGGCATGCCCGGGGGGAGACGAAACTGCCGTCGAAGGTGACGCCCGTGCTCGCCTTCGACATCGCGGCCCTCGATACGCTCGACGCCATCGGCGTCCCGGTCGCCGGCGTCCCGACCGGCCCGAAGCCGGCCTACCTCGCCAAGTATGACGGCAAGGACTATGCGAAGATCGGGACGCTGTTCGAGCCGGACTACGAGGCGGTGAACGCCGCCGAACCGGGGCTGATCATCGTCGGCGGCCGCTCCGCCCCCCGATATGCCGAGCTTTCCGCCATCGCGCCGACCATCGACCTGACGACGCGGACCGACGCCTATGTCGAGAGCGCCATCGCCAATGCCGAGACGCTGGGCCGGATCTTCGGCAGGACGGCCGAGGTGGGGCAGCGGGCGGACAACCTCCGCCGCTCGGTCGCCGAGCTGAAGGCGATGGCGGCGACGGCCGGCAAGGGGCTGCTGATCCTGACGACCGGCGGCAAGATGAGCGCCTTCGGTCCCGGCTCCCGCTTCGGCGTCCTGCACACGGAGTTCGGCATCAAGCCGGCGGTGGAGACGCTGGACGTCGCCAACCACGGCCAGGCCATTTCCTTCGAATTCATCCTGCAGGCCAACCCCGACTGGCTGTTCGTCATCGACCGCGACTCCGCCATCGGCCGGGAAGGGCAGGCGGCGCGCCAGCTTCTCGACAACGACATCGTGCGGCGGACGACCGCCTGGCAGAAGGGCCGGGTCGTCTATCTGAACGGGACCAACTGGTACCTCGTCGGCGGCGGCCTCACGGCGCTGCAGCAGGACGTCGACGATCTGAAGGCCGCCCTGTCGAAGGCGCGGTAG
- a CDS encoding PadR family transcriptional regulator, translated as MRFFPQMCGGGLRMHHVGGRRHGRHGPGADWEDGRGGRGEGRSGRRRVFESTELRLVLLKLIADQPRHGYDLIRAVEDLTGGAYAPSPGVIYPTLTMLEEMGQIEKLGSDGARKEFTITQDGRVQLAGEMETVEGLFARLAALARKREKVDAAPIRRAMDNLKAVLMHRLGRETVETETLHAVAAILDEAAQRIERLP; from the coding sequence ATGCGATTTTTCCCACAGATGTGCGGCGGCGGACTGCGCATGCATCATGTCGGCGGGCGCCGGCATGGCCGGCATGGCCCCGGCGCCGATTGGGAGGACGGGCGCGGCGGCCGGGGAGAAGGGCGCAGCGGGCGCCGGCGGGTCTTCGAGTCGACGGAGCTCCGGCTCGTCCTGCTCAAGCTGATCGCCGACCAGCCGCGGCACGGCTATGACCTGATCCGCGCGGTCGAGGATCTCACCGGCGGCGCCTATGCGCCGAGTCCGGGGGTGATCTACCCGACCCTGACGATGCTGGAGGAGATGGGCCAGATCGAGAAGCTGGGCTCCGACGGCGCGCGCAAGGAGTTCACCATCACGCAGGACGGCCGGGTGCAGCTCGCCGGCGAGATGGAAACGGTCGAAGGCCTGTTCGCCCGGCTGGCCGCCCTGGCCCGGAAGCGCGAGAAGGTCGACGCCGCGCCGATCCGCCGGGCGATGGACAATCTGAAGGCGGTGCTGATGCACCGGCTGGGCCGCGAGACCGTCGAAACCGAGACGCTCCACGCCGTCGCCGCCATCCTCGACGAGGCGGCGCAGCGCATCGAGCGTCTGCCCTGA
- a CDS encoding DUF2218 domain-containing protein yields MTVTSTTRVPTANGSRYLQQLCKHWSHNLAVEFTAERGTVVFPRDARGADWPGDATLTLQAFEDGLECRLEASAAGQLEALKGAVASHLDRFAFREAPLRFGWRDA; encoded by the coding sequence ATGACCGTTACCAGCACCACGCGGGTTCCCACGGCGAACGGCAGCCGCTATCTGCAGCAGCTCTGCAAGCACTGGAGCCATAACCTCGCCGTCGAGTTCACCGCGGAGCGGGGCACGGTGGTCTTCCCGCGCGACGCCCGTGGCGCCGACTGGCCGGGGGATGCGACCCTGACGCTCCAGGCCTTCGAGGACGGGCTGGAGTGCCGGCTGGAGGCGAGCGCCGCGGGACAGCTCGAGGCGCTGAAGGGCGCCGTCGCCAGCCACCTCGACCGCTTCGCCTTCCGCGAGGCTCCCCTGCGCTTCGGCTGGCGGGACGCGTAG
- a CDS encoding FadR/GntR family transcriptional regulator gives MELPTVKVERLYRQISNILIQYIRDGHFVPGQLLPGERDLAKQLGVSRSSVREALIALEISGWVEIRTGHGVYVRQAPPDGGPEEPAGEDVGVAYLMEAREVIEGEIAALAAKNGTDGQLADIARVVERMEAEAAAGNMETFHGHDQQFHEMIGAMTGNPVFVEITDMLWKKRKSLHYAKFEQQYSGGPIIRSMCEDHRAILQALQSRNARTARQAMRNHIRNAQTRLFDGRS, from the coding sequence ATGGAATTGCCGACGGTTAAGGTCGAGCGCTTGTACCGCCAGATTTCCAACATTCTGATCCAGTACATCCGGGACGGACATTTCGTTCCCGGGCAGCTCCTGCCCGGCGAGCGGGACCTCGCGAAGCAGCTCGGGGTCAGCCGGTCGTCGGTGCGCGAGGCACTGATCGCCCTGGAAATCAGCGGCTGGGTGGAAATCCGCACCGGGCACGGCGTCTATGTCCGCCAGGCCCCGCCCGACGGCGGCCCGGAGGAGCCGGCGGGCGAGGATGTCGGAGTCGCCTACCTGATGGAGGCGCGCGAGGTGATCGAGGGCGAAATCGCCGCCCTCGCCGCGAAGAACGGCACGGACGGCCAGCTCGCCGACATCGCGCGGGTGGTCGAGCGGATGGAGGCCGAGGCGGCGGCCGGCAACATGGAGACCTTCCACGGCCACGACCAGCAGTTCCACGAGATGATCGGCGCGATGACGGGCAACCCGGTGTTCGTCGAGATCACCGACATGCTGTGGAAGAAGCGGAAGTCGCTCCACTACGCGAAGTTCGAGCAGCAATACTCGGGCGGCCCGATCATCCGCAGCATGTGCGAGGATCACCGGGCGATCCTGCAGGCCCTGCAGAGCCGCAACGCGCGGACGGCCCGGCAGGCGATGCGCAACCACATCCGGAATGCGCAGACCCGGCTCTTCGACGGGCGCTCCTGA